From Virgibacillus natechei, the proteins below share one genomic window:
- a CDS encoding universal stress protein, producing MEYSNIIVAVDGSEASEKAFKKSLDIAKRNHARLILAHVVDSRTFATAEAYDRSLAERAEDYAKELLDSYVDNAKSAGIDDLVRCVEYGSPKVKIAKDIAKDFQSDLIICGATGMNAVERFLIGSVSESITRYAECDVLVVR from the coding sequence ATGGAGTACAGTAATATTATTGTAGCTGTTGACGGTTCAGAAGCATCAGAAAAAGCTTTTAAAAAATCATTGGACATTGCAAAACGTAACCATGCACGACTTATTCTTGCACATGTGGTTGATTCTCGAACGTTTGCAACAGCTGAAGCTTATGACCGCTCGCTTGCAGAACGTGCTGAAGATTATGCGAAGGAACTTCTTGATAGCTATGTCGATAACGCAAAATCTGCGGGCATAGACGATTTAGTAAGGTGTGTAGAATACGGATCACCTAAAGTAAAAATCGCAAAAGACATCGCGAAAGATTTTCAATCAGACTTAATTATTTGTGGTGCAACAGGAATGAACGCTGTAGAACGATTCTTAATTGGAAGTGTATCTGAAAGTATAACCAGGTATGCGGAATGCGATGTATTAGTTGTACGCTAA